The window GCCCGGCGGAGGCGTAGCCGTCGCCGACCGTGCCACCGGCCAGGTACCGGGCGTGTACGCCCTCCAGGATCACCGCGAGCTTGAACTCGGAGAACGCCCGGTAGAGCGGGAGCAGCTCCAGGTTGCGGCCGGTGCGCGCCGCGTAGGCGGCGGCGAACTCGTCCGCGGTCGGGAACCCGGGGTGGGCGGTGACGCCGCCTGCGGACGAGACCGACCCGTCGTCGGCCCAGTAGAGGAGCGTCAGCGCGAGGTCGGCCAGCGGGTCGCCGAGCGTGGAGAGCTCCCAGTCGACGACCGCTGCGACGTCGGTGCCCCGGACGAGCATGTTGTCGAGCCGGTAGTCGCCGTGAACGAGCGTCGTCTCACCGTCGGTCGGGAGGTCCGTGGCGAGCTTGGTCAGCAACTCCTCCATGACCGGCAGCTCCCTGGTCTTGGACGCCGCCCACTGCTTACCCCACCGGCGTACCTGCCGCTGGAGGTAGCCGGTCGGCGGGCCGAAGTCGGACAGGCCGGTCGCGGCCAGGTCGACCTCGTGAATGCGGGCGAGTGCCTCGATCACGCTCGCGCCGATCGCCGCCCGGTCGTCCGGCGCGAGTTCGGCGGTTTGTTCCGGCCGCCGGTACACCTCGCCGACGACGTACGAGACCAGGTAGAACGGCGCTCCGAGCGCGGCCGGGTCCGGCTCGAACGCGACCGCGCGCGCCACCGGCACCGCGCTGTCCTGGAGTCCGGAGACCACCCGGTACTCGCGGCCCATGTCGTGTGCGCTGGGCAGCACGGGTCCGCGCGGTGGCCGGCGCAGGATCAGCGGACCGGCGTCGAACACCACCCGGAACGTGAGGTTCGAGAGACCTCCGGTGATCAGCTCGGCGCCGGTGAGCGCGCCGTGCTCGGGGAGCCGGTCCGCCGCCCACGCGGAGAACGCGTCGAGGTCGAGCCCGGGTAAGGACGATGACGGAGCCACGCTGCTTCCCTCCGGTCGGATCAGACAACCAGTTTCGCAGCGCGGAGGCGTCCGACCCGTCAGTATTCACCGGGTGCATGGACAGTATGGTGAGAATCGATTTCCTTCATGTGAGCGGGATCTCGCATAGTGAAGCATTCCGTCAGTCCGGTAACCCTCCGGATACACGCCGGAAACGCCGACGCCGCTGCCACACGCGGCCCCGACCCGGAGAACGATGACATGCCTGCTGTCCAGAACGTCCTGGTCGTTGGCGGCGGTGCGGCGGGTGCCGCGTCCGCCATCCTGCTCGCCGAGCGCGGCATCGCCGTCGAGGTCGTCGAGCTCAAGCCGGACGTCACGGCGCTCGGCTCCGGCATCACGCTCCAGGGCAACGCGCTGCGCGTCCTGCGGCAGCTCGGCGTCTGGGAGAAGGTGAGCGCGAAGGGCTACGCGTTCAACGACCTCGGCATCCG is drawn from Cryptosporangium aurantiacum and contains these coding sequences:
- a CDS encoding phosphotransferase family protein gives rise to the protein MAPSSSLPGLDLDAFSAWAADRLPEHGALTGAELITGGLSNLTFRVVFDAGPLILRRPPRGPVLPSAHDMGREYRVVSGLQDSAVPVARAVAFEPDPAALGAPFYLVSYVVGEVYRRPEQTAELAPDDRAAIGASVIEALARIHEVDLAATGLSDFGPPTGYLQRQVRRWGKQWAASKTRELPVMEELLTKLATDLPTDGETTLVHGDYRLDNMLVRGTDVAAVVDWELSTLGDPLADLALTLLYWADDGSVSSAGGVTAHPGFPTADEFAAAYAARTGRNLELLPLYRAFSEFKLAVILEGVHARYLAGGTVGDGYASAGQGVPLLAERALAGLLNR